Part of the Vigna unguiculata cultivar IT97K-499-35 chromosome 3, ASM411807v1, whole genome shotgun sequence genome, ttgtcaTATAGTTTAATTCTTACGGAGAAGTTTGTCCAAACGTGCTCTAATCTATTTAGAATCTTCTTTCAATTTGATGTGCTTGTTTATTATATCTAGAGTTGAGCGAAGCAATCTTCTGTAAGAACTTAGAATATTCAATCTCTGTTTTCTGACAGAGAGGACCTGAGGATGTCATGAACCATCTTGCTAGAGAAGCTCTTCATGGGAAAGTGAGAAGCATCCTATTCCTAACGCCTTGCCATGCGACTCCATACTATTCCATGCTGCATCATGACCTGCCAATGCAATTTCTGGACTGCACCCCAAGGTTTGGAAGTTTGCGCATTGTCATCGCTTCTAATCTTGTTGGAAGTTAATTAAGTTCATAATTCATGTTAATGTATATTGTTCACCAGTGAAGAGAAAGGAGTCCTCGATGAGTCCGACCGTTTCTTGATGGACCCTGTTTCTTTTGTGTCTGCATATGCTAAAAACGTGTCTATGGCCAGCCACATAGTTTTATTTGATTCAGAAGAACAAAAATTGAAGAACCTTTTAAATTCATTTGATTATGGGGAGGTAATTATTAGACTGTCCTAAAGTTTAtttcttagtttttttattcGTCTTAATGTTTTGTccttatctttttaattaactttGGGATTACAACAGGAAAGAAGATTTTTTAACGCTCACTTCAAGGTAGATCGTGATCTTCAAGCTTCAGTTGTTGTATACGTTCGAAGGAGATAGAATATTGATCTGATCTCCAGCAAATTTGGCTTTGTGACAGTTCAATTTATCATTTCACGTGCTGCAATTCAAATTTTGACTCCGGTAATTTGGTCCTTCGAATGATGAATTCATGTTGTCCGTTAATTTACTGCTTACCTTACCAGGAAATTTCAAGTAGAAAGCTTGTAAATActctttcaatatatttttagaaatgatCATTGATGAATTACAACTTGAGGAATCTCTTTTCTGGGTAGACAAAGATATACTTCTATGAAGCATATAGATGCTATGCTAGGAGTAAATGAATTTGATCTTTCTAGTTATTGCAACTAAGTACATACTATGATATGTTCTTACAATGTTCCGCGCCCCAAATGTTCTAAGGCTGTAAGCCTTACAATGTGTGCTTACAAGGCTTAAAGCTGACCCTCGTCAACCAGATTTGCTAAAAGGGCAAAACACGTTACATTGACGACCTATGTTCTGAAAATTACTTCACAAGAATAGACAGTAAACCATATACACAAGAGATATAGGACAACACTGTTAAATTTGGTCCTTCAAAGCCCTGACCATAGCAGAAGTCTTCGGGGTCGATCCATAAACCGGGCCTGCCACGCGGGTTCATCACTTTCATAGACGAACCCACTTTTCATATACAATTTCTTGGCTGGTTCATTGTCGACAGCAACATGGACGTACAAATCTGTTATACCTGACAACGATAGATAAATGTAGTCATTTTTGGACTAGGAGAGTCCAATCTGAGTTGTCATGTAAAATCAGGTTGTCCTCGTTCATAAACTAAAATGAGTAAAAtggttaaggaaaaaaaaatagaatactATATGAACACCAATAGTGCTTTACAACACAGGAACTCTTCATGGTCCACAAGAATGTTCACTAAGCACAGACCAAGGATAAGGGAGATCACAATCGTTTCCCTTGATGTCTGGTTCTTGGcattgaaaaataatcaaacaaaaatatcatcaacaatattagATAACTACTAGGGGGGAAGTGATTATCGTTGTGCTTGGCAATGCTGCcctgataataatattttgaattgagCCATGCATAACGAAAACTAGAATTGCAACCACTTGTGAATGAGTTTTCTAACTAAACggaacaaaattttgaaaatgccGAATTCTTACACAGCCGAGTGAAGCACTTATTAAAACAAAGATTAGGATTTACCTGTTCGTAATATACTCTTTACAATACACTATATTATTGTTTAAACTTATGAAAGTTACTTAAGTATCCTTCGtgatttattaatttcaaatattttaaacaataaaagagGTTGTATTCGAAGAACTGTAGTTGGGAATATTTTGTTAGCATTCTTCGTATTTGCACATCGATTGACCTTTTTTAAAGACAGCAGAAACGATCGCAACATCCACTTAGCAGTTAAGCGTGTTTTGGATTCTTACCCCAATCAGAGGCTACTAACTTTGACACTTCAAGAAGTGCATAACCCAACCCATTTCTGTGCAACTCCTCAGCAACACATACATTACTGAGGTATGCCCTGGTGACCTCAGCTCCAATCCCCTATAACAGTGAAACATTTAAACAGTTACACACGGTAGCACTGTACAAAATTAGAAAGCAGAGAGACGATTTTCCAGTTTTCGTGTCAAAACTCAAAACCTCTACTAGACAAAACAAGCATACAAGTTTGGACATCAGGAGATAGGAAAATACCTCAGGCTTCAACCCCACAATTTCATCAGGAAGGCTTAAGCACTGATTAAGATCAAGAGTGCCAACTACAATCCGGTCCTCTCCATTAGCAGAAAACTACAATTAGATATGTTAAGAAACAAGAAACAGAACATATCAACACATAGATTATCCCTCCTGTGACAGTTTATCTGATAGAATTGAGGTTTGAACTCTAAGCATAGTAAAAAGATAGGTATGATAAACAGATCTCTCCATTTAATTTTAGCAAATATTAACATTGGGTCATACAAGTATTGCAGTTTGAAGGCACTGGATACTAAATATCGAAATTTGTTATTGGAATGGAATTCGCATAGCAAGCACTGCATTCAAAATGACAATAAAAGAATACATTGATAATGTTTTTGAATGGAAATTTCTATTTTGAATTCCTTAACCAATGACTACAGTTGGCAGTTGCTAAATGTTCATCTCCAAACATACATACATACGTGAAGGACTAGCATTGAGCAATCCATTGATGAAGGGAATCGGGGCGACGTGAATGAAAAGAGGAAATAAACAAACCTTACAAAAAGAACACAAATCATGAGAGAGTGAAGAGATGTGGGAGAATGGAAGGGACGCGTTAATGCAAGAGACTCTTCTGAAGCCCGTTCTTTTCCCCGAAACACGCTCCTTGAGTGCTTCGAACTCGCGCTGAGCCAAGTACCTCATATGATCCTAACACAACTTAACAAACACGAAATACGGCATGCATCGTGTTACATTACTTCATCACAAttcaattgaatcaagaatGTAAATTTGAGCtttaaagaaagaatgagaagaTTGAAATGAGAGACTGACTCGGATTCCGAAGGCGTCAGGGCGGAATTGATTGAAGGAACGGACGCGGAGACAGGCAGCGGCCCATAGCTCGTCCTCGTAGAAGGATTCGGTGATGGATAAGAGAGAGGTGTCGAGTTTTTGGGTGAAAATGTTGGTGGAATCAGAGGAATGAATTTGGAACCTGTGATTGATGGAGAAAGCAGTGGTATTAGACGTCAACGGAAACCATGATGAGCTCGGAATTACTGGAGGACAGGAACAGAGAAAAGATAGAAGCGTCATTTTCTGTATTATCCTCTCTTCTTAAGTTTCTCTCTTAAGTTCTTCATctcctttacttttttttttctcactgcGGCCCAGGCCCATTCCCGATAAATTCAatcttccatttccattttttaattaatatttcttcCATATAGGCTGTGactaaaaaactaaatatctttatatatatatatatttctattattgaagttgttatatagaagattaattttttgaactttatattttcatataactcatttaaatttaatttatggtaagaccaaatttatttatattaatatttttaagagatttgatttaaattgtaccaaatgattaaaattttaaactgaatttatatcttaaatattttgtttaaaataattgtatttaaaatttaaaatattatctatgATCTATGGATATTTGTGATTTAGAGAGAAATAAAACTCGCtcagtattttttttcattgacaatcaatgaacaataaaatacaataaaatagaTAGTGGGATGTATTATTTTAGGTAGGACGAGCAGTCGGTGGATCCTATTTATATTTGATCTGATTTGTTGTCATACCTCGTGGAGAACAAATTAGAAGGAgtatcaaattacaaaattcaaaagtttctccatgatactatcaaaacaTGTAGGTTTCCATTGCACCATTCATATGGAAAATGTCTTTTTCGAGGGTGCAAATAGCAATTGTAAAAATACCAAGGTGGGACTTTTGGGCCTTCAATGGGTCAGGCCATTATCCAGACACACGTTTTGGGTGTATCACTGCGAATTCTCATGTCTGAAACATGAACTggggaaagaaaaatattttgacgTTATCCAAAAGTATGATCAAATTAACTTTTtggtatattttaatttcatatgcaTACACATTACACATATAGTCGTGAtacatttttaatcaaatattggAGGCATATAGATTTAGACTTATATTAATGCAAAAaccaatcattttttttttttgataaataagcCAAATGTGACCTtgcatttagtttttttttggcTGTGTACCTAAGTTTATTATATTTCACTCGAAGTATGAAAGTTAATGTATCTGATTCGAGTAAACAATATTTAGATgaatgtaaacaaaaaaaaaaaaaaacttaacttcaACTTTTACTCGCTACTGTGAGGATATTTGCAAAAAAAGTATACAGATATGATTatgtgtattaatattttattattattattattttattttaagtaatctattactattattttaataaacatattattaatatttattcgTATAAGCTTCTATactgtaataaaataaataatttaaataactaattaaaataataaataaattgattataaacaaatgtttctaaaatataagaaaacaaataattaaaaacactaaaacaatgaataaaagtacaattaaataatttaatattttgtatattgtaatcaaataaatataaaaaacaataattgaaacaaaattaattaattcaaaatttgataCTTTATAaagcaatttattttattgttattttaaatataacttcTCTATTTATTAAGTTACGTTACCTTTACTTTACATTTTAAGAaacaaattatatcaaattagtttgaaaaaattatttaaaaattgctTTTTAGatcaatacaataaatatatatatatatatatatatatatatatatatatatatatatatatatatatatatatatatatatatatatatatatatatgcatctACTACAATCTTTGCACTTATTTTTCTTAccttttttccttcatttttacGTTCCactatttttcccttttttcaCTTTGATAACGTTTTTTACCATTTGTTAGTGTTaatttttgtgaataaaattaacttttccataggcttttatattgtttaatctTCAagcttatattatttttacattgctttgtattttagttattttatgtttttttatttctaatctCTATTATGAGCACATGAAATAAatctataaaagaaaatttaatggAGAAAAACAAGTTGGAACTTAAGGTAGTATAattggacaaaaaaaaattatttttagacaaACACTCATGTTGGAAGCACTGAAATCGCGTCCAACACTACAAATATGGAGACAAAACTCACCTATAGGTATATACTGTTATGGACCACCACCCTCGTAAGGCCAAAAAAACACCATTGAACATTAGGTTGATTCGCTGAGCAAAAATGACAGTCTAAAATTGCAGCATTCGAATCGGTGTAGTATTCAACACACTTAactatacttttatttaattgagtttttatgtattatttta contains:
- the LOC114177771 gene encoding uncharacterized protein LOC114177771, with translation MTLLSFLCSCPPVIPSSSWFPLTSNTTAFSINHRFQIHSSDSTNIFTQKLDTSLLSITESFYEDELWAAACLRVRSFNQFRPDAFGIRDHMRYLAQREFEALKERVSGKRTGFRRVSCINASLPFSHISSLSHDLCSFCKFSANGEDRIVVGTLDLNQCLSLPDEIVGLKPEGIGAEVTRAYLSNVCVAEELHRNGLGYALLEVSKLVASDWGITDLYVHVAVDNEPAKKLYMKSGFVYESDEPAWQARFMDRPRRLLLWSGL